The following are encoded together in the Streptomyces flavofungini genome:
- a CDS encoding N-acetylmuramoyl-L-alanine amidase: MGDEKAESTEDGGQAPSEPERAVSRRAVLLGGTALVGVGTAVVARDELGRLWWRVPGVVKKREEGVVDARGAQWIAASSANWRRADRPDDYEIDRVVIHVVQGGYRTALKVFKDPGHGAAAHYVVRKDGHIAQMIRELDVAFHAGNRSMNERSVGIEHEGFVEKKESFTDAMYEASARLTAGICERYDIPVDREHIIGHVEVEGTDHTDPGPHWDWDRYLRLVRRERDRPRRPARTGAPAQRKGERGENRPGADSA, encoded by the coding sequence ATGGGGGACGAGAAGGCGGAGAGCACCGAGGACGGCGGCCAGGCCCCGTCCGAGCCCGAGCGCGCGGTCAGCCGGCGCGCGGTGCTGCTCGGCGGCACGGCACTCGTGGGCGTGGGCACCGCGGTGGTCGCCCGCGACGAGCTGGGGCGCCTGTGGTGGCGGGTCCCCGGAGTGGTGAAGAAGCGCGAGGAGGGCGTGGTCGACGCCCGGGGCGCGCAGTGGATAGCGGCGTCCTCCGCGAACTGGCGGCGGGCCGACCGCCCCGACGACTACGAGATCGACCGCGTCGTCATCCACGTCGTGCAGGGCGGGTACCGCACCGCCCTGAAGGTCTTCAAGGACCCCGGCCACGGCGCCGCCGCGCACTACGTGGTCCGCAAGGACGGCCACATCGCCCAGATGATCCGCGAGCTCGACGTGGCGTTCCACGCGGGCAACAGGAGCATGAACGAACGCAGTGTGGGCATCGAGCACGAGGGCTTCGTGGAGAAGAAGGAGTCGTTCACGGACGCGATGTACGAGGCGTCCGCGCGGCTCACGGCGGGGATCTGCGAGCGGTACGACATCCCGGTGGACCGGGAGCACATCATCGGGCACGTGGAGGTGGAGGGGACGGATCACACGGATCCGGGGCCGCACTGGGACTGGGACCGGTATCTGCGGCTTGTGCGGCGGGAGCGGGATCGGCCCCGTCGGCCTGCGCGGACCGGGGCGCCTGCCCAGCGGAAAGGTGAGCGCGGGGAGAACCGCCCCGGAGCGGACAGCGCCTAG
- a CDS encoding methionine synthase: MRWGGATGVGSMPGGDARETAKTVTGTFDGADEGMPYLAELPARGPGADMIGRTAGLLVELYARVEPSGWRLGDRPGRDTRRAASWLGEDLDALEEFTQGYTGPLKVQAVGPWTLAAALELRNGEAALSDPGACRDLAGSLTEGLRGHLAEVKRRVPGADLVLQLDEPSLTAVLRGRIRTASQYRTHRAVDRQLVESALRDVLAVHEGPSLVHSCAPDVPFALLRRAGADAVSFDFSLLTERDDEVLGEAVEAGTKLFAGVVPGTDGPLSDPAGSVMGVRTLWRRLGLNPGSLAESVTVTPSCGLAGASPAYARAALAHCARAARSLADSPE, translated from the coding sequence ATGCGGTGGGGCGGCGCCACCGGCGTCGGATCGATGCCCGGCGGCGACGCCCGCGAGACGGCGAAGACGGTGACCGGCACGTTCGACGGTGCCGATGAGGGCATGCCGTACCTGGCCGAGCTGCCCGCGCGCGGACCCGGCGCCGACATGATCGGCCGCACGGCCGGGCTGCTCGTCGAGCTGTACGCGCGCGTGGAGCCCAGCGGCTGGCGCCTCGGCGACCGGCCGGGACGCGACACGCGCCGCGCGGCGTCCTGGCTCGGCGAGGACCTGGACGCCCTGGAGGAGTTCACCCAGGGCTACACGGGCCCGCTGAAGGTCCAGGCCGTCGGCCCCTGGACGCTCGCGGCCGCCCTGGAGCTGCGCAACGGCGAGGCCGCGCTCTCCGACCCCGGCGCCTGCCGTGACCTGGCCGGATCACTCACGGAAGGACTGCGCGGCCACCTCGCGGAGGTCAAGCGGCGGGTACCGGGAGCGGACCTCGTCCTCCAGCTCGACGAGCCCTCGCTCACCGCGGTGCTGCGCGGACGGATCAGGACCGCGAGCCAGTACCGCACGCACCGTGCCGTGGACCGGCAGCTCGTCGAGAGCGCGCTGCGCGACGTCCTCGCCGTCCACGAAGGACCCTCGCTGGTCCACTCCTGCGCGCCCGACGTACCGTTCGCGCTGCTGCGCAGGGCGGGCGCCGACGCCGTGTCGTTCGACTTCTCGCTGCTCACCGAGCGTGATGACGAGGTACTGGGAGAGGCCGTCGAGGCCGGCACGAAGCTGTTCGCCGGTGTCGTACCGGGCACGGACGGTCCATTGTCAGACCCTGCCGGTAGCGTCATGGGTGTCAGGACGCTGTGGCGCAGGCTGGGGCTGAATCCGGGGTCACTCGCGGAGTCGGTCACGGTCACGCCGTCGTGCGGTCTCGCGGGCGCTTCGCCCGCATATGCCCGCGCGGCGCTCGCCCACTGCGCCCGGGCGGCGAGATCACTCGCGGACTCTCCTGAGTAA
- a CDS encoding cysteine desulfurase family protein: protein MAYLDHAATTPMLPEAISAMTAQLAVTGNASSLHAAGRRARRTVEEARETLAESLGARPSEVVLTSGGTEADNLAVKGLYWARRSGADGGPARTRVLASPVEHHAVLDAVDWLGEHEGATVEYLPVDAHGRVHPEALREAIVRNPEDVALATVMWANNEIGTLQPVRELADVCAEFDVPLHADAVQAFGQVPVDFGASGLAAMTVSGHKIGGPYGIGALLLGRAHSPVPVLHGGGQERHVRSGTLDVPAVAAFAVAGRLAAERREWFAREIGALRDQLVAAVRAAVPDAILGGDPDPAGRLPANAHFTFPGCEGDSLLLLLDAQGIECSTGSACTAGVAQPSHVLLATGTDPDLARGTLRFSLGHTSTKADVDAVAAAIGPAVERARTAGLS, encoded by the coding sequence ATGGCCTACCTCGACCACGCCGCGACCACCCCGATGCTTCCGGAAGCGATCTCGGCGATGACCGCCCAGCTCGCCGTCACCGGCAACGCCTCCTCGCTGCACGCGGCGGGCCGCCGGGCTCGCCGCACCGTCGAGGAGGCCCGCGAGACGCTGGCCGAGTCGCTCGGCGCGCGCCCCAGTGAGGTCGTCCTGACCTCGGGCGGCACCGAGGCGGACAACCTGGCCGTGAAGGGCCTCTACTGGGCGCGGCGCTCCGGCGCGGACGGCGGCCCCGCCCGCACCCGGGTCCTCGCCAGCCCCGTCGAGCACCACGCCGTCCTCGACGCCGTCGACTGGCTCGGCGAGCACGAGGGCGCCACCGTCGAGTACCTCCCCGTGGACGCGCACGGCCGCGTGCACCCCGAGGCGTTGCGCGAGGCCATCGTCCGCAACCCCGAAGACGTCGCCCTCGCCACCGTCATGTGGGCCAACAACGAGATCGGCACGCTCCAGCCGGTGCGTGAACTGGCCGACGTCTGCGCCGAGTTCGACGTGCCGCTGCACGCCGACGCCGTGCAGGCCTTCGGTCAGGTGCCCGTCGACTTCGGCGCCTCCGGGCTCGCCGCGATGACCGTCTCCGGGCACAAGATCGGCGGCCCCTACGGCATCGGCGCGCTGCTGCTCGGCCGCGCCCACAGCCCCGTGCCCGTGCTGCACGGCGGCGGCCAGGAGCGGCACGTGCGCTCCGGCACCCTGGACGTGCCCGCGGTCGCCGCGTTCGCCGTGGCCGGGCGGCTCGCCGCCGAGCGCCGCGAGTGGTTCGCCCGCGAGATCGGCGCGCTGCGCGACCAACTCGTCGCGGCCGTCCGCGCCGCCGTCCCGGACGCGATCCTCGGCGGCGACCCCGACCCCGCGGGGCGCCTTCCGGCCAACGCCCACTTCACCTTCCCCGGCTGCGAGGGCGACTCGCTCCTGCTGCTCCTGGACGCGCAGGGCATCGAGTGCTCCACCGGCTCGGCGTGCACCGCGGGCGTCGCCCAGCCCAGCCACGTCCTCCTCGCCACCGGCACCGACCCGGACCTGGCCCGCGGCACCCTGCGGTTCTCCCTCGGACACACGTCGACGAAGGCGGACGTGGACGCGGTGGCGGCGGCGATCGGCCCGGCGGTGGAGCGGGCGCGGACGGCGGGCTTGAGCTAG
- a CDS encoding DUF427 domain-containing protein, which produces MTQGHLITVEQGTQHVRVTQDGQVVAESTRPLLLRETGFPVRYYLPPEDVRTDLLTPSDTHTYCPFKGTASYWSLPGTPDAVWAYPEPKPDVAQIKDHFCFYEVTEVTPN; this is translated from the coding sequence GTGACCCAGGGACACCTCATCACCGTCGAGCAGGGCACCCAGCACGTGCGCGTGACACAGGACGGCCAGGTCGTGGCCGAGAGCACGCGCCCGCTGCTGCTGCGCGAGACGGGCTTCCCGGTGCGCTACTACCTGCCTCCGGAGGATGTGCGCACCGACCTCCTCACGCCGTCCGACACGCACACGTACTGCCCCTTCAAGGGGACGGCGTCCTACTGGTCGCTGCCGGGAACCCCGGACGCCGTGTGGGCGTACCCGGAGCCGAAGCCCGACGTGGCTCAGATCAAGGACCACTTCTGCTTCTACGAGGTCACGGAGGTGACCCCGAACTGA
- the mnmA gene encoding tRNA 2-thiouridine(34) synthase MnmA, with protein MTSQIPSAPPRTSRPLRVLAAMSGGVDSAVAAARAAEAGHDVTGVHLALSANPQSFRTGARGCCTIEDSRDARRAADVIGIPFYVWDLAERFREDVVEDFIAEYEAGRTPNPCLRCNEKIKFAALLDKALALGFDAVCTGHYAQVVTGEDGVRELHRASDMAKDQSYVLGVLDDRQLAHAMFPLGDTVTTKDEIRAEAERRGLAVAKKPDSHDICFIADGDTQGFLASRLGKAEGDIVDESGAVVGSHEGAFGFTIGQRKGLRIGTPAPDGKPRYVLDISPVDNRVTVGPAASLDVTFLTAIKPRWCGAAPTGAGTYTAQLRAHGGETPVTAELVGDELRVSFEEPVRGVAPGQAIVLYDGTRVVGSATIAATERAAAPA; from the coding sequence ATGACTTCGCAGATCCCGTCGGCCCCGCCGCGCACCAGCCGCCCGCTCCGTGTCCTCGCCGCCATGTCCGGCGGGGTGGATTCCGCCGTCGCCGCCGCCCGTGCCGCCGAAGCGGGGCACGACGTGACCGGTGTGCACCTGGCGCTGTCGGCGAACCCGCAGTCGTTCCGCACGGGCGCGCGCGGCTGCTGCACCATCGAGGACTCGCGCGACGCCCGCCGCGCGGCGGACGTCATCGGCATCCCGTTCTACGTGTGGGACCTCGCCGAGCGCTTCCGCGAGGACGTGGTCGAGGACTTCATCGCCGAGTACGAGGCCGGGCGCACCCCGAACCCCTGCCTGCGCTGCAACGAGAAGATCAAGTTCGCGGCGCTCCTGGACAAGGCCCTGGCCCTCGGCTTCGACGCGGTCTGCACCGGCCACTACGCCCAGGTGGTCACGGGCGAGGACGGGGTGCGCGAGCTGCACCGCGCCTCGGACATGGCCAAGGACCAGAGCTACGTCCTCGGGGTGCTCGACGACCGGCAGCTCGCGCACGCGATGTTCCCGCTCGGCGACACCGTCACCACGAAGGACGAGATCCGCGCGGAGGCCGAGCGCCGGGGCCTCGCCGTCGCCAAGAAGCCGGACTCGCACGACATCTGCTTCATCGCCGACGGCGACACCCAGGGCTTCCTCGCCTCCCGCCTCGGCAAGGCGGAGGGCGACATCGTCGACGAGTCCGGCGCGGTCGTCGGCAGCCACGAGGGCGCCTTCGGCTTCACGATCGGCCAGCGCAAGGGCCTGCGCATCGGCACGCCCGCGCCCGACGGCAAGCCCCGCTACGTCCTGGACATCTCCCCGGTCGACAACCGCGTGACGGTCGGCCCCGCCGCGTCCCTCGACGTGACGTTCCTGACGGCCATCAAGCCCCGCTGGTGCGGTGCCGCCCCCACCGGGGCGGGCACCTACACCGCGCAGCTGCGCGCCCACGGCGGCGAGACGCCGGTGACGGCGGAGCTGGTGGGCGACGAACTGCGGGTGTCCTTCGAGGAGCCGGTGCGGGGGGTCGCCCCCGGGCAGGCGATCGTCCTGTACGACGGCACGCGTGTGGTCGGCTCGGCGACCATCGCCGCGACGGAGCGGGCCGCTGCGCCGGCCTGA
- a CDS encoding helix-turn-helix transcriptional regulator — MKSDRLLSILLLLQTRGTVPAPELAERLEVSVRTIYRDVDALSAAGVPVYAERGRHGGITLLPGYRTDVTGLTADESRALFVLAAQGAHAALGLDAAIGSALRKVMAALPAPHRPAAELTSRRILVDSSRWTRGPGSGLPLDHLGTLQDAVFADLRVRVNYVHSGSESGRDYTLDPYGLVSKAGVWYLVADRDGEPKLFRADRVRSASLTDEAVRRRPGVELAEVWEALKQWVERRTGGIDVTARVRRDRYGRFLRLHGGAVTEIVEEDGADRGDGAEREAGEGRRGGDAEGTGEWVTVRLVVEERRAARVLLAFSDAVEVLSPPEIREELARAAAAVSALYEGPH; from the coding sequence GTGAAGTCCGACCGGCTGCTCTCGATCCTGCTGCTGCTCCAGACCCGTGGCACCGTGCCCGCGCCCGAACTCGCCGAGCGCCTGGAGGTGTCCGTCCGCACCATCTACCGCGACGTCGACGCGCTGTCCGCCGCGGGCGTCCCGGTGTACGCCGAGCGCGGGCGGCACGGCGGCATCACGCTGCTGCCCGGCTACCGCACCGACGTCACGGGCCTGACCGCCGACGAGTCCCGCGCCCTCTTCGTCCTCGCCGCGCAGGGCGCCCACGCCGCGCTCGGCCTGGACGCGGCCATCGGCTCGGCCCTGCGCAAGGTGATGGCGGCGCTGCCCGCACCGCACCGGCCCGCCGCCGAGCTCACCAGCCGCCGCATCCTCGTCGACTCCTCCCGCTGGACGCGCGGCCCCGGTTCCGGGCTGCCCCTGGACCATCTGGGCACGCTCCAGGACGCGGTCTTCGCCGACCTGCGGGTGCGCGTGAACTATGTGCACAGCGGATCGGAAAGCGGGCGCGACTACACCCTCGACCCCTACGGCCTGGTGTCGAAGGCGGGCGTCTGGTACCTCGTCGCCGACCGGGACGGCGAGCCGAAGCTCTTCCGCGCGGACCGGGTGCGCTCGGCGAGCCTGACGGACGAGGCGGTGCGGCGCCGCCCGGGCGTCGAACTCGCGGAGGTGTGGGAGGCGTTGAAGCAGTGGGTGGAGCGGCGCACCGGCGGCATCGACGTGACCGCGCGGGTGCGCAGGGACCGCTACGGGCGCTTTCTGCGGCTGCACGGGGGCGCGGTCACGGAGATCGTGGAGGAGGACGGGGCGGACCGGGGGGACGGGGCGGAGCGCGAGGCCGGGGAGGGGCGGCGGGGCGGGGACGCCGAGGGCACGGGGGAGTGGGTGACCGTGCGCCTCGTCGTCGAGGAGCGGCGGGCGGCGCGCGTCCTGCTCGCCTTCTCCGACGCCGTCGAGGTCCTTTCGCCGCCGGAGATCCGCGAAGAGCTGGCGCGGGCCGCCGCGGCTGTCAGCGCACTGTACGAGGGCCCGCATTGA
- a CDS encoding GlxA family transcriptional regulator: protein MASRSTHRVVVLALEGVYAFELGIASRVFGTARDEAGHPLYDIVVCTVDGRPVRTEAGFSVAVEHGSEALESADTVVIPPTSELDKGLAGGLLPEPVAAALGRIRTGARLVSFCSASYVLAAAGLLDGRPATTHWHVAPHFQRTYPRVRVDEDVLFVDDGDILTSAGVAAGVDLCLHLVRRDHGSAVANHVARTCVVPPWRDGGQAQYIERPVPEATLATTANTRAWALQRLQEPLTLGEMADHARMSLRTFTRRFRDEVGTTPGRWLTAQRLELARHLLETSDLPIDLVAHRAGFGTANSLRQHMRSVLGVSPAAYRRTFTAAAA from the coding sequence ATGGCATCTCGGAGCACGCACCGCGTCGTCGTCCTCGCCCTGGAGGGTGTGTACGCCTTCGAGCTGGGCATCGCCTCGCGTGTCTTCGGCACCGCGCGGGACGAGGCGGGACACCCGCTGTACGACATCGTGGTGTGCACCGTGGACGGCCGCCCCGTGCGGACGGAAGCGGGCTTCTCCGTAGCCGTCGAGCACGGATCCGAGGCCCTGGAGAGCGCCGACACGGTCGTGATCCCGCCGACGAGCGAACTCGACAAGGGCCTGGCCGGCGGCCTGCTCCCGGAGCCGGTCGCCGCCGCGCTCGGCCGGATCAGGACCGGCGCCCGCCTGGTGTCGTTCTGCAGCGCCTCCTACGTCCTGGCCGCCGCCGGGCTCCTCGACGGCCGCCCCGCGACGACCCACTGGCACGTCGCCCCGCACTTCCAGCGCACCTACCCGCGCGTGCGCGTGGACGAGGACGTGCTCTTCGTGGACGACGGCGACATCCTCACCTCCGCCGGGGTGGCCGCCGGGGTCGACCTGTGTCTGCACCTGGTGCGCCGCGACCACGGCAGCGCCGTCGCCAACCACGTCGCCCGCACCTGCGTCGTGCCGCCCTGGCGCGACGGCGGGCAGGCGCAGTACATCGAGCGGCCCGTCCCCGAGGCGACCCTCGCCACCACCGCGAACACGCGCGCGTGGGCGCTGCAGCGGCTCCAGGAGCCGCTGACGCTGGGCGAGATGGCCGACCACGCGCGCATGAGCCTGCGCACGTTCACGCGCCGCTTCCGCGACGAGGTGGGCACCACGCCGGGCCGGTGGCTCACGGCTCAGCGCCTCGAACTGGCCCGCCACCTCCTGGAGACCAGCGACCTGCCCATCGACCTGGTCGCCCACCGCGCGGGCTTCGGCACCGCCAACTCGCTGCGCCAGCACATGCGGTCCGTACTCGGCGTCTCTCCGGCCGCCTACCGCAGGACGTTCACGGCGGCCGCCGCGTAG
- a CDS encoding alpha/beta fold hydrolase, producing the protein MTATHSDWPLDQTFASSSGAVRWTALGPADAPPVVLVHGTPFSSYVWRGVARALAGGHRVYVWDLPGYGASEMRAGQDVSLAAQARVFTELLAHWGLDGQEPPAVLAHDFGGCVALRAHLLHGARYARLAVVDPVALAPWGSPTYRLLGAHADVFAQLPPALHEALVREYVGSASHRGLHPAVLDRLVAPWCTEAGRPAFYRQIAQNDQRFTDEIQGRYGELALPVLVCWGTEDTWIPVARGHEFAGLVPGAELRLIEGAGHLVQEDAPAELTGELARFLNAGPRTVR; encoded by the coding sequence ATGACAGCCACGCACTCCGACTGGCCGCTCGACCAGACCTTCGCCTCCTCGTCGGGCGCCGTCCGCTGGACCGCCCTCGGCCCGGCCGACGCGCCCCCCGTCGTCCTGGTCCACGGCACCCCGTTCTCGTCGTACGTCTGGCGGGGCGTCGCCAGGGCGCTCGCGGGCGGACACCGCGTGTACGTATGGGATCTGCCCGGGTACGGGGCGTCCGAGATGCGGGCCGGGCAGGACGTCTCGCTGGCCGCGCAGGCCCGCGTGTTCACCGAACTGCTCGCCCACTGGGGCCTGGACGGGCAGGAGCCCCCGGCCGTCCTCGCCCACGACTTCGGCGGCTGCGTGGCCCTGCGGGCGCACCTGCTGCACGGCGCGCGCTACGCCAGGCTCGCCGTGGTCGACCCGGTGGCCCTCGCGCCGTGGGGCTCGCCCACGTACCGGCTGCTCGGCGCGCACGCGGACGTGTTCGCCCAGCTGCCGCCCGCGCTGCACGAGGCGCTGGTGCGGGAGTACGTCGGATCGGCGAGTCACCGGGGGCTGCACCCGGCCGTGCTCGACCGGCTCGTGGCGCCCTGGTGCACGGAAGCCGGCAGGCCCGCGTTCTACCGCCAGATCGCGCAGAACGACCAGCGCTTCACGGACGAGATCCAGGGCAGGTACGGCGAGTTGGCGCTGCCCGTCCTGGTCTGCTGGGGCACCGAGGACACCTGGATCCCGGTGGCGCGCGGCCACGAGTTCGCCGGTCTCGTCCCCGGCGCGGAGCTGCGCCTGATCGAGGGCGCGGGACATCTCGTACAGGAGGACGCGCCGGCGGAACTCACGGGGGAGCTCGCGCGTTTCCTCAATGCGGGCCCTCGTACAGTGCGCTGA
- a CDS encoding SDR family oxidoreductase translates to MATHVITGAGSGIGAAVARRLHARGDTLVLHARDAGRAKELAAEFPGASTLVGDLADPDRLSWAFSHQSLPDRVDSLLHIAGVVDLGPVGDLTPKTWRHQLNVNLIAPAELTRHFLPQLRVAEGHVIFVNSGAGLRASAEWSAYAASKHGLKALADSLRNEEHGNGVRVTSVYPGRTASPMQAKVHQQEGKEYDAARWIDPESVATTILMALDLPRDAEVNDLTVRPGR, encoded by the coding sequence ATGGCAACTCATGTGATCACCGGGGCGGGCTCCGGCATCGGCGCGGCCGTCGCCCGCCGCCTCCACGCGCGCGGGGACACCCTCGTGCTGCACGCGCGCGACGCGGGCCGCGCCAAGGAGCTCGCCGCCGAGTTCCCGGGCGCGAGCACCCTCGTCGGCGACCTCGCCGACCCCGACAGGCTCTCCTGGGCCTTCTCGCACCAGAGCCTCCCGGACCGCGTGGACTCGCTCCTGCACATCGCGGGCGTCGTCGACCTCGGCCCCGTCGGCGACCTCACCCCCAAGACCTGGCGCCACCAGCTGAACGTCAACCTGATCGCGCCCGCCGAGCTGACCCGGCACTTCCTGCCCCAACTCCGCGTCGCCGAAGGTCACGTGATCTTCGTGAACTCCGGCGCGGGCCTGCGCGCGAGCGCCGAGTGGTCGGCGTACGCGGCCTCCAAGCACGGCCTGAAGGCACTCGCCGACTCCCTGCGCAACGAGGAGCACGGCAACGGCGTGCGCGTCACCTCCGTCTACCCCGGGCGCACGGCGAGCCCCATGCAGGCCAAGGTGCACCAGCAGGAGGGCAAGGAGTACGACGCCGCGCGGTGGATCGACCCCGAGTCGGTCGCCACCACGATCCTGATGGCCCTCGACCTGCCGCGCGACGCCGAGGTCAACGACCTCACGGTGCGGCCCGGACGGTGA
- a CDS encoding NADP-dependent oxidoreductase yields the protein MSSRTTATMRAVSPRAWGAPDVLVPVEVDRPEPGITEILVKVHAAGVNPVDWKTRAAGEFGTWGDTPILGYDVSGTVEAVGPGVTLFAPGDEVFGMPRFPEQAGGYAEYVVAPARRFARKPANIDHVEAAALPLAALTAWQGLIETAGLRAGQRVLIHAAAGGVGHLAVQIAKAQGAYVIGTARADKHDFLRSLGADELIDYTTTDFAEAVRDVDVVLDGVGGAYGDRSLPVLRRGGHLVTLPDPGGLPDAARAREAGVHAGWTIVEPDRHGMLEIARLVEEGRLRAEVAETFPLERAAEAHALGELSRTQGKLVLTVA from the coding sequence ATGAGCTCCCGTACGACCGCCACCATGCGTGCCGTCAGCCCGCGCGCGTGGGGCGCCCCCGACGTCCTCGTCCCCGTCGAGGTGGACCGGCCCGAGCCAGGGATCACCGAGATCCTGGTGAAGGTGCACGCGGCCGGGGTGAATCCGGTGGACTGGAAGACGCGGGCCGCGGGCGAGTTCGGGACGTGGGGGGACACCCCGATCCTCGGCTACGACGTGTCCGGCACGGTCGAGGCCGTGGGCCCCGGGGTGACGCTGTTCGCCCCCGGGGACGAGGTGTTCGGCATGCCGCGCTTCCCGGAGCAGGCGGGCGGCTACGCCGAGTACGTCGTCGCCCCGGCCCGGCGCTTCGCCCGCAAGCCCGCGAACATCGACCACGTGGAGGCCGCCGCGCTGCCCCTGGCGGCGCTCACCGCCTGGCAGGGCCTGATCGAGACGGCGGGGCTGCGCGCGGGCCAGCGCGTCCTGATCCACGCGGCGGCCGGGGGCGTCGGCCACCTCGCCGTGCAGATCGCCAAGGCGCAGGGCGCGTACGTCATCGGGACGGCGCGCGCCGACAAGCACGACTTCCTGCGCTCCCTCGGCGCGGACGAGCTGATCGACTACACGACGACGGACTTCGCCGAGGCCGTACGGGACGTGGACGTGGTCCTCGACGGCGTCGGCGGGGCGTACGGCGACCGCTCACTGCCCGTGCTGCGGCGCGGCGGCCACCTGGTGACGCTGCCCGACCCGGGCGGCCTGCCGGACGCCGCGCGGGCACGGGAGGCGGGCGTCCACGCGGGCTGGACCATCGTGGAGCCGGACCGGCACGGGATGCTGGAGATCGCCCGGCTGGTGGAGGAGGGGCGCCTGCGCGCGGAGGTCGCCGAGACGTTCCCGCTGGAGCGGGCGGCCGAGGCGCACGCCTTGGGCGAACTCTCCCGCACCCAGGGCAAGCTGGTCCTCACGGTGGCGTGA
- a CDS encoding TetR family transcriptional regulator — protein sequence MSHTLDGPATGARQAQKQKTRQALLDAALHLLAEQSLSSLGLREVTRAAGVAPTAFYRHFRDTADLGVALVEEALGSLHTTLVATLAATGDGEERIAAAVDLIVAYVRTYPAHARFIAREQHGGVKAVREAIGGQLALFTEEVAAQFAKEPEAAGWSEADLLMLARMYVDHMVMTASALLGTDDEEPVADRARRQLRLLTLGRRHWLDATTDKNHG from the coding sequence ATGAGTCACACCCTCGACGGCCCGGCCACGGGCGCCCGGCAGGCGCAGAAGCAGAAGACCCGGCAGGCCCTGCTCGACGCGGCGCTGCACCTGCTCGCGGAGCAGAGCCTGTCCAGCCTCGGCCTGCGCGAGGTGACCCGGGCCGCCGGGGTGGCCCCCACCGCCTTCTACCGGCACTTCCGCGACACGGCCGACCTGGGCGTGGCCCTGGTCGAGGAGGCCCTGGGCAGCCTGCACACCACGCTGGTCGCCACGCTCGCGGCGACCGGTGACGGCGAGGAGCGCATCGCGGCCGCCGTGGACCTGATCGTCGCGTACGTCCGGACGTATCCCGCGCACGCCCGCTTCATCGCCCGTGAACAGCACGGCGGCGTGAAGGCGGTGCGGGAGGCGATAGGGGGCCAACTCGCGCTGTTCACCGAGGAGGTGGCGGCGCAGTTCGCCAAGGAGCCGGAGGCGGCGGGCTGGAGCGAGGCGGACCTGCTGATGCTCGCCCGGATGTACGTGGACCACATGGTGATGACCGCGTCCGCGCTCCTGGGGACCGACGACGAGGAGCCCGTGGCCGACCGGGCCCGCAGACAGCTGCGACTGCTCACCCTGGGGCGCCGGCACTGGCTGGACGCGACGACGGACAAGAACCACGGATGA
- a CDS encoding DUF4190 domain-containing protein encodes MAVASFVLGLLGLLVLNIVLGPVAIVLASLALWRGTARRGRALLGLGLGVADLVVLGTLMSLNNSVSWSFAG; translated from the coding sequence ATGGCCGTGGCCTCCTTCGTCCTCGGCCTGCTCGGACTGCTCGTCCTGAACATCGTGCTCGGCCCCGTCGCCATCGTCCTCGCGTCCCTCGCGCTCTGGCGCGGCACCGCGCGACGCGGCCGCGCGCTGCTCGGCCTCGGGCTCGGCGTGGCCGATCTCGTCGTCCTCGGCACACTGATGTCCCTGAACAACTCGGTGTCCTGGAGCTTCGCGGGCTGA